A genomic window from Gossypium hirsutum isolate 1008001.06 chromosome D10, Gossypium_hirsutum_v2.1, whole genome shotgun sequence includes:
- the LOC107914521 gene encoding reticulon-like protein B8, with translation MPEKISEDLFNNLVETIADSVSKQKSVSFFEEEKSNSVVSGFNRLFGRQRPVHHILGGGKSADVLLWRNKKISASFLASATLIWVLFEWLNYHFLTLLSFALVLGMVVQFVWSNASGLLNRSSSQVPHLVLPDELFVSIGRSVGAEVNRGLQYLQDVSCQGNLKQFLVIAVSLWVAAVIGSWCNFLTVLYIGFVAAHTLPVLYERYDEQIDGFVYKMLDQFQNHYKKLDSGFLSKIPKGKFKLKKHD, from the exons ATGCCTGAGAAAATATCAGAGGACTTATTTAACAATCTAGTAGAGACCATTGCAGATAGTGTCTCTAAGCAGAAATCTGTGTCCTTTTTTGAGGAAGAGAAATCAAACTCGGTTGTCTCTGGCTTCAATCGGCTTTTTGGACGTCAGAGGCCTGTCCACCATATTTTGGGGGGTGGAAAAT CTGCTGatgttttgttatggaggaacaAGAAGATCTCAGCCAGTTTTTTAGCTAGTGCAACTTTAATATGGGTTCTATTTGAATGGCTTAATTACCATTTCCTGACTCTTCTATCCTTTGCTTTGGTTCTTGGCATGGTTGTGCAGTTTGTTTGGTCAAATGCCTCGGGTTTACTTAACAG GTCATCTTCTCAAGTGCCACACCTTGTTTTGCCTGATGAATTATTTGTTAGCATTGGGAGGTCAGTTGGTGCTGAGGTGAACAGAGGCTTACAATATCTGCAGGATGTTTCATGTCAGGGAAACTTGAAACAATTTCTTGTG ATTGCAGTAAGCTTGTGGGTTGCTGCTGTTATTGGAAGTTGGTGCAACTTTTTGACCGTTTTGTACATTG GTTTTGTTGCGGCCCATACATTACCAGTTCTGTATGAGAGGTATGATGAGCAAATAGATGGCTTTGTTTACAAAATGCTTGATCAGTTCCAAAATCACTATAAAAAGTTGGATTCTGGTTTTCTGAGCAAGATCCCCAAAGGAAAGTTCAAGCTTAAGAAACATGACTAG